In a genomic window of Candidatus Tumulicola sp.:
- the ilvD gene encoding dihydroxy-acid dehydratase: MTQLNARSATITQGVERAAARAMFKAIGFTDDDLRRPIIGIANTWTETMPCGFHLRHLSEHVKRGVRAAGGTPMEFNTIAISDGIAMGTAAMKSSLVSREVIADSIELMGLGYMFDGIVALVGCDKTIPGAAMALARLNVPSVMLYGGPIAPGRHRGRDITIIDVFEAIGAHAIGTIDDKELAKIEDSACPGPGACGGQFTANTMATAIEHLGLAPMGSATAGATDDRRLGWAQTAAATVLDLLARDVRPRNLLTRKAFENAIAVVAATGGSTNAVLHLLAIAHEAGVNLVIDDFDAISRRTPIIADLRPGGKHVALDVDRAGGTALIARRLLNANLLHGSVRMADGRTLEDTVALATESPKQTVVATVARPFRPRGGLAILKGNVAPDGAVLKIAGREHSYHCGPARVFTCEEDAMAAVMHGTIQSGDVMVIMYEGPKGGPGMREMLGVTSAIVGAGLMNKVALVTDGRFSGGTHGLMVGHVAPEAACAGPIALLRNGDLITIDVEARELNVDLSPDELLLRSASWTAPAPRCSAGVLAKYAAQVGSAAFGALTGGSPEMRLHKT, translated from the coding sequence GTGACGCAGCTCAACGCGCGCAGCGCAACGATCACGCAAGGGGTAGAACGAGCGGCTGCGCGTGCCATGTTCAAGGCAATTGGCTTCACCGACGATGACCTGCGAAGACCGATTATCGGCATCGCGAACACATGGACTGAAACCATGCCGTGCGGTTTTCACCTCCGACACCTTAGCGAGCATGTGAAACGCGGCGTCCGAGCAGCGGGTGGTACACCAATGGAATTCAATACGATTGCCATCAGCGATGGTATTGCAATGGGGACCGCAGCAATGAAGTCTTCATTGGTGAGTCGCGAAGTCATCGCCGATTCGATCGAGCTAATGGGACTGGGCTACATGTTTGATGGCATTGTGGCGCTTGTCGGTTGCGACAAAACAATTCCAGGCGCCGCGATGGCGCTTGCGCGCCTCAACGTGCCTTCAGTGATGTTGTACGGTGGGCCTATCGCTCCTGGACGTCATCGCGGCCGCGATATTACCATCATCGATGTCTTTGAGGCGATCGGAGCACACGCTATCGGAACCATCGATGACAAAGAGTTGGCCAAGATTGAAGATAGCGCATGTCCCGGACCCGGTGCTTGCGGAGGTCAGTTCACGGCAAACACAATGGCGACGGCAATCGAACATCTCGGCCTGGCCCCCATGGGTAGCGCCACTGCCGGCGCTACTGATGATCGTCGCTTGGGGTGGGCGCAGACGGCTGCCGCTACAGTTCTAGATCTGTTGGCGCGCGACGTACGACCGCGGAACCTCCTCACGCGCAAGGCCTTTGAGAACGCGATCGCAGTCGTGGCCGCGACCGGAGGTTCGACCAATGCGGTGCTTCATCTACTGGCGATCGCGCATGAAGCTGGAGTTAATTTAGTGATCGATGACTTCGACGCGATTAGCCGGCGGACGCCAATTATTGCAGATCTCAGGCCCGGCGGAAAACATGTCGCTCTCGACGTCGACCGCGCCGGAGGAACGGCGCTGATTGCGCGACGATTGCTGAATGCGAACTTGTTGCACGGCTCGGTCCGAATGGCCGATGGGAGGACGCTCGAGGACACGGTGGCACTTGCGACGGAGTCGCCAAAACAAACCGTCGTGGCTACAGTGGCACGCCCGTTTAGACCGCGCGGCGGCCTCGCGATCCTGAAAGGCAACGTTGCTCCGGATGGAGCGGTGCTCAAGATTGCTGGACGCGAGCACTCTTACCATTGTGGCCCGGCGCGAGTCTTCACATGTGAAGAGGACGCGATGGCGGCAGTCATGCATGGAACTATCCAAAGCGGTGACGTCATGGTCATCATGTACGAAGGCCCGAAGGGCGGACCCGGAATGCGTGAAATGCTGGGCGTAACTAGTGCGATCGTTGGTGCCGGTTTGATGAACAAGGTGGCACTCGTAACCGATGGACGCTTCTCTGGAGGCACGCACGGGCTTATGGTGGGCCACGTGGCGCCCGAGGCCGCTTGTGCCGGCCCTATTGCCCTTCTGCGTAACGGCGATCTCATTACGATTGATGTCGAGGCACGCGAGCTCAACGTAGATCTATCTCCTGATGAGCTTCTGTTACGTTCAGCCAGCTGGACTGCACCGGCGCCGCGTTGTAGCGCCGGAGTCCTTGCAAAGTACGCGGCGCAAGTCGGTTCGGCCGCCTTTGGCGCATTGACAGGCGGCAGCCCAGAGATGCGGCTTCATAAGACCTAA
- the ilvA gene encoding threonine ammonia-lyase, whose protein sequence is MLNPRNGALKSTESSNQRAFPPGNGGLVKEQYDKLSSDWPTADDVRRAASVLEGVALKTPCLPSEALSRLAGADVVLKYENTQHTGSFKMRGAHVKLSSLTRGERRNGIVTASAGNHAQGVAFSASQLGTSSTIVMPHGTPYCKIRSTEAYGGRVLLHGSTVSEATTKAVKIAESNGKSFISPFDDPVIVAGAGTVGLELLQAFPNLDVLLVQVGGGGLISGVALIAKALNPHIRVIGVQTTLYPALHNALNNLPSPVGGATLAEGVAVARVGDLNLSMAKALIDDVLLVDEDALEFAVHLLLEDEKTVTEGAGALGVAALLQHRASFRSARVGLILSGGNIDTGLLAYVISRVRLRERRVVCLRAEVLDVPGGLAGVSEVVARNGANVLEVSHRRTFPNVLAKCMQLDLTVELRKPDDMYAIVRQLNDLGILATLPAVGSA, encoded by the coding sequence ATGCTAAATCCGCGTAACGGCGCGCTCAAGTCGACTGAGAGCAGCAATCAGAGAGCGTTCCCTCCGGGCAACGGAGGTCTAGTCAAGGAGCAATACGACAAATTGTCTAGCGATTGGCCCACGGCAGATGACGTTAGACGCGCAGCGAGCGTGCTCGAAGGCGTAGCGCTCAAGACCCCGTGCTTACCGTCGGAAGCACTTTCACGGCTCGCGGGTGCGGACGTCGTACTGAAGTATGAGAATACGCAACACACCGGATCCTTTAAAATGCGCGGCGCCCATGTTAAGCTGTCGAGTTTGACCCGCGGCGAAAGGCGAAACGGGATCGTCACCGCTTCGGCCGGTAATCACGCGCAGGGCGTGGCATTTAGCGCCTCGCAGCTAGGTACGAGTAGCACGATTGTCATGCCCCATGGCACCCCCTACTGTAAAATACGCAGCACCGAGGCATACGGTGGACGGGTCTTACTGCACGGGTCGACCGTCTCAGAAGCAACCACGAAGGCGGTCAAAATCGCTGAGAGTAACGGCAAGTCGTTTATCTCCCCTTTCGACGATCCGGTGATTGTTGCGGGGGCAGGAACGGTAGGGCTTGAGCTACTGCAAGCCTTTCCGAATCTTGACGTGCTACTAGTTCAAGTGGGAGGCGGTGGACTTATCAGTGGTGTCGCTCTGATCGCGAAAGCACTTAATCCCCACATTCGCGTCATCGGCGTTCAGACCACACTTTATCCAGCATTGCACAATGCCTTAAACAACCTGCCGTCGCCCGTAGGCGGCGCTACGCTGGCTGAAGGCGTCGCAGTGGCGCGAGTCGGCGACTTGAATCTATCAATGGCCAAAGCCCTTATAGACGATGTCCTCCTTGTCGATGAAGATGCGCTCGAATTTGCAGTACACCTACTCCTGGAGGACGAGAAAACGGTTACGGAGGGAGCTGGGGCCTTGGGCGTCGCTGCACTTCTCCAACACCGCGCCAGTTTCCGTAGCGCGCGCGTTGGACTTATACTCTCAGGCGGCAACATTGACACAGGGCTTCTTGCATATGTCATTTCGCGCGTGCGCTTGCGGGAACGGCGCGTCGTGTGCTTGCGCGCAGAAGTGCTCGACGTTCCTGGTGGCCTGGCTGGAGTCTCCGAGGTTGTCGCGCGCAATGGCGCCAACGTGCTCGAAGTATCTCACCGCAGGACGTTTCCTAATGTGCTAGCCAAGTGCATGCAGCTGGACCTTACTGTCGAGTTACGGAAGCCTGACGACATGTACGCGATCGTACGGCAACTCAACGACCTTGGCATTTTAGCAACACTCCCCGCGGTGGGATCCGCGTGA
- the ilvC gene encoding ketol-acid reductoisomerase has translation MIAVIGYGSQGRAHALNLRDSGFEVVIGLRSAAPSANAARADGLRVISIEEAASFGDVVMVLIPDEEQPAVFLDSIVESLRSGTYLAFAHGFAIHFGSIVAPSDINVFMVAPKAPGPLVRSEYEKGRGVPCLIAIHQDPSGNSSDVALAYASAIGAGHAGIVETTFREETETDLFGEQAVLCGGLTSLVVAGFETLVGAGYSPEMAYFECVHELKLIVDLIHAQGIEGMRDCISNTARFGDYSCGQRVIGESSRKAMRDLLLQIQDGTFAREWATEHSNGKPRLLDYGQSARKHEIEQVGARLRSFMPWLRERTEATRQDEDLKFRVC, from the coding sequence GTGATCGCAGTAATCGGGTACGGAAGCCAAGGTCGCGCTCATGCGTTGAACCTCCGCGATTCCGGATTCGAAGTCGTCATCGGCTTGCGAAGCGCCGCCCCTTCGGCAAATGCCGCACGCGCTGATGGTCTACGCGTTATCTCAATCGAGGAAGCCGCATCCTTTGGCGATGTCGTAATGGTCCTCATTCCCGACGAAGAACAACCCGCGGTCTTCCTAGATTCAATCGTCGAGTCCCTCAGGTCAGGGACGTACCTTGCGTTCGCACATGGATTTGCGATTCACTTCGGATCGATTGTTGCTCCATCCGACATCAATGTTTTCATGGTAGCGCCCAAAGCACCGGGGCCGTTGGTGCGCTCTGAGTACGAAAAGGGACGGGGTGTACCGTGCTTAATCGCTATTCACCAGGATCCTAGCGGGAATTCGAGCGATGTGGCGCTTGCGTATGCTTCTGCAATCGGTGCCGGCCACGCCGGCATCGTAGAGACTACATTTCGCGAAGAAACCGAAACGGATCTCTTCGGTGAGCAAGCCGTGCTCTGCGGAGGTCTTACGTCGCTGGTGGTTGCGGGATTCGAGACCCTCGTCGGGGCTGGCTATTCGCCGGAAATGGCCTACTTCGAATGCGTCCACGAACTCAAACTAATCGTCGACTTAATACATGCGCAGGGTATCGAGGGTATGCGCGACTGCATCAGCAACACCGCTCGCTTCGGTGACTATTCGTGTGGTCAGCGCGTCATCGGAGAGTCATCACGTAAGGCGATGCGTGACCTGCTCTTGCAGATCCAAGATGGCACGTTCGCCCGTGAATGGGCGACGGAGCACAGCAATGGTAAGCCACGCCTTCTCGATTATGGACAGTCTGCTCGGAAACATGAGATCGAACAGGTTGGCGCGCGATTACGTTCGTTTATGCCCTGGCTGCGCGAACGTACTGAGGCGACGCGCCAGGACGAAGATCTAAAGTTCCGGGTATGCTAA
- the ilvB gene encoding biosynthetic-type acetolactate synthase large subunit — translation MKTRTGAEIALDVLADEGVEVIFGYPGGAIMPLYDALYSHDVRHILVRHEAAAAFAASGYARTTGRTGVCMATSGPGATNLVTGIADALLDNVPLVAITGQVRSSMMGTDAFQEIDIVGITQAITKRSEVVRNVQDIEPALRAAFKSARGPRPGTALVDLPSDVLKARLERRAFTRDASTDYAGTSRNDTAAQQGDLRQAHAVSVKAAVEALRRATRPLIMVGGGARWSGATAAYRALLRLLGVPHCATLHGLGCSDPCDPLFLGMAGMHGTRRANLAIEQTDCLVALGMRFDDRITGDPQTFAPNARDIIHADIDASEFGKTVRVDIALHGDLRGTIEQLNARLRTTVMHVGSEWLRLTLAPSASLPIDASQDRYLSATDALDSFFAALPTDAIVTTDVGQHQMWAAQRVSPRDMTSFISSGGLGSMGFGLPAAIGAQIAHPNRPVFAVVGDGGFQMSMAELATLRRYNLPVKILLIDNAHLGMVRQWQELFFDCRYSETQLPENPDFTLLARAYDINSKRVDARSNLAEAMGRFIREPRAALLHCSCYPHENVWPIIPAGTSVGHMMDGSPA, via the coding sequence TTGAAAACTCGAACCGGCGCTGAAATTGCGCTCGATGTTCTTGCTGATGAGGGCGTTGAAGTCATCTTCGGGTATCCCGGGGGCGCGATTATGCCGTTGTACGACGCTCTGTATAGTCACGACGTGCGGCATATTCTTGTGCGACACGAAGCGGCAGCTGCGTTTGCGGCAAGCGGTTATGCGCGCACAACCGGACGTACTGGCGTTTGCATGGCCACATCTGGTCCCGGAGCGACGAACCTAGTTACCGGGATCGCGGATGCGCTTCTTGACAACGTTCCACTAGTGGCGATCACGGGTCAAGTCCGAAGCAGCATGATGGGTACTGACGCCTTTCAAGAGATTGACATCGTCGGCATCACGCAAGCAATCACCAAACGCAGTGAGGTGGTCCGAAACGTTCAGGATATTGAACCGGCGCTACGTGCAGCTTTTAAGAGCGCGCGTGGGCCACGGCCGGGGACCGCACTCGTGGATCTGCCGTCGGATGTGCTAAAAGCGCGTCTTGAACGGCGTGCATTTACAAGGGACGCGTCCACCGATTACGCGGGCACGAGCCGAAACGATACCGCGGCGCAGCAGGGAGATCTTCGACAAGCGCATGCCGTAAGCGTTAAGGCGGCTGTTGAGGCGCTGCGACGTGCAACGCGGCCCCTGATTATGGTGGGCGGAGGCGCCCGCTGGAGCGGTGCCACGGCTGCCTATCGCGCCTTGTTACGTCTCCTCGGAGTACCGCACTGTGCTACGCTTCATGGGCTCGGATGCTCGGATCCTTGCGACCCCCTTTTTCTCGGAATGGCCGGCATGCATGGTACGAGGCGTGCAAATCTTGCGATCGAGCAAACGGATTGCCTAGTTGCGCTCGGCATGCGCTTCGATGACCGGATTACGGGCGATCCTCAAACCTTCGCACCGAATGCGCGCGACATTATCCATGCCGACATTGACGCCAGCGAGTTTGGAAAAACCGTTCGCGTGGATATTGCGCTGCATGGAGACTTGCGCGGAACTATCGAACAACTCAACGCCCGCCTGCGGACGACTGTAATGCACGTCGGCTCGGAATGGCTGCGCCTGACGCTCGCTCCAAGTGCATCACTGCCAATCGATGCTAGTCAGGACCGCTATTTATCGGCAACCGATGCGCTTGATTCATTCTTTGCGGCATTACCTACCGACGCAATCGTGACTACAGACGTGGGGCAGCATCAAATGTGGGCTGCGCAAAGAGTTTCACCTCGTGATATGACATCGTTCATCTCATCCGGCGGCCTGGGTTCCATGGGGTTCGGCCTACCGGCAGCCATTGGTGCGCAGATCGCGCACCCAAACAGACCGGTGTTCGCGGTCGTTGGCGACGGTGGCTTTCAAATGTCAATGGCAGAGCTGGCAACGCTGCGGCGATACAACCTTCCCGTGAAAATTCTGCTCATCGACAACGCTCACCTTGGAATGGTGCGCCAGTGGCAAGAACTCTTCTTTGACTGCCGCTATTCCGAAACGCAGCTGCCCGAGAACCCCGATTTTACGCTCCTCGCTCGGGCCTACGATATCAATTCGAAACGTGTTGACGCGCGCTCGAATCTCGCCGAAGCCATGGGTCGCTTTATCCGCGAACCCCGGGCGGCCTTACTGCACTGTTCGTGTTATCCTCACGAAAACGTCTGGCCCATAATTCCGGCCGGAACGAGCGTCGGCCATATGATGGACGGGTCGCCAGCATGA